The proteins below are encoded in one region of Elusimicrobiota bacterium:
- a CDS encoding PfkB family carbohydrate kinase — translation MSILVVGSVALDSVKTPFGERKEILGGSATYFSYSASFFTKVNLVAVVGNDFQKEHIELLKSRNINVEGLKVVEGQTFRWCGFYEYDMNEAKTLSTCLNVFETFKPEIPESYKDSKFIFLANIDPDLQMEVLSQIKKPKLIAADSMNLWIKIKKPSLIKLLSKIDILIINDAEARLLTEQSSLIKAGRIILNYGLKYVVIKKGEHGSLLLSKDNFFSAPAYPIEEVLDPTGAGDTFAGGFFGYLAKLDKKPTEDDMKKAVIYGSVMASFNVEDFSLERLKKLTNREITARYKKFKEITRFK, via the coding sequence ATGTCTATTCTTGTTGTTGGGTCGGTGGCTTTGGATTCGGTTAAGACACCGTTTGGTGAAAGGAAGGAGATTCTTGGGGGGTCGGCTACTTACTTTTCGTATTCGGCGAGCTTTTTTACAAAAGTAAATCTTGTAGCGGTTGTCGGAAATGATTTTCAAAAAGAACATATTGAACTTTTGAAATCAAGAAATATAAATGTTGAAGGACTTAAAGTGGTTGAAGGACAAACATTCAGATGGTGTGGTTTTTATGAATATGATATGAATGAGGCAAAAACGCTTTCAACCTGTCTGAATGTATTTGAGACGTTTAAGCCTGAGATACCGGAATCATATAAAGATAGTAAATTCATTTTTTTGGCAAATATTGACCCTGATTTACAAATGGAGGTTCTCTCACAGATAAAAAAGCCCAAACTTATTGCAGCAGATTCAATGAATCTCTGGATAAAAATAAAGAAACCATCACTTATAAAACTACTTTCTAAAATTGATATTCTGATAATCAACGACGCAGAAGCAAGATTATTGACCGAACAGTCAAGTTTGATAAAAGCAGGAAGAATTATTCTTAACTACGGGCTTAAGTATGTGGTAATAAAAAAAGGAGAACATGGTTCTCTTCTATTATCAAAGGATAATTTCTTTTCGGCACCCGCTTACCCTATTGAAGAAGTTCTTGACCCGACAGGAGCAGGCGATACGTTTGCAGGTGGTTTTTTTGGTTATCTTGCAAAATTAGATAAAAAACCTACTGAAGATGATATGAAAAAAGCTGTTATTTATGGAAGCGTTATGGCGTCATTTAATGTAGAGGATTTTTCACTTGAACGACTTAAAAAACTTACCAACAGGGAAATTACAGCTCGTTATAAAAAATTCAAAGAAATTACACGGTTTAAATGA
- a CDS encoding response regulator: MKKKRILIVDDEKGILDFLSKAIIKGNCGIVETTSSVTDAIWKFAESPYGSPYNILITDMKMPDKSGIFLIRHVKIFFPNCKIIAMSSDNSSLEEARKFGASACLLKPFNISDVVEQLKDEIDDNIARTEETK; the protein is encoded by the coding sequence ATGAAAAAGAAGCGAATTTTGATTGTTGATGATGAAAAAGGTATTTTAGATTTTCTTAGCAAGGCGATTATTAAAGGTAATTGTGGTATTGTTGAAACAACGAGTTCTGTTACAGATGCTATATGGAAATTTGCAGAAAGTCCGTATGGCAGTCCCTATAATATCTTAATAACAGATATGAAGATGCCGGATAAGTCAGGCATATTTCTTATTCGACATGTTAAAATATTTTTTCCTAACTGTAAAATAATAGCAATGAGTTCTGATAATTCTTCATTAGAAGAAGCCAGAAAATTTGGGGCTTCCGCTTGTTTATTAAAACCCTTTAACATTTCCGATGTTGTGGAACAACTGAAAGATGAAATTGATGATAACATTGCGAGAACTGAAGAGACGAAGTAA
- a CDS encoding helix-turn-helix transcriptional regulator: MKELDTFYLSIGKKIREIRNLKGITLEELAEKVGRDWSFLSQIERGKSVPSIKTLYLICNALSISLSDLFQAHKSTSYKTDPEIDKLIWLMRDKSLSEKKIVTNVVKHILKKKK, translated from the coding sequence ATGAAAGAACTAGACACGTTTTATCTAAGTATTGGTAAAAAAATACGCGAGATAAGAAATCTTAAAGGGATAACTCTTGAAGAACTTGCTGAAAAGGTTGGGCGGGATTGGAGTTTTTTAAGTCAGATTGAAAGAGGGAAAAGTGTCCCATCAATTAAAACACTTTATTTGATATGCAATGCTCTTTCAATATCTCTATCAGATTTATTTCAAGCACATAAATCTACTTCCTATAAAACTGACCCTGAAATAGACAAGCTTATATGGTTAATGAGAGATAAAAGCCTATCTGAAAAAAAAATAGTTACCAACGTTGTTAAACATATCCTAAAGAAGAAAAAATAA
- a CDS encoding TIGR03960 family B12-binding radical SAM protein yields MDIEKLLPYVKKPSQYIGQEWNSVVRSPKSEVQYPLKFCLVFPDFYEIGMSNLGIQILYNILNKNKDIICERAFVPQEDMAEILRKNNLPLFSIETKTPLNEFDIIGFNIQYELCYTNILNILDLSKIPFKTKERIDLEKNTKQKYPLIIAGGPACVNPLPLSEFIDAFVLGDGEDVILKIIEKFKDSKIEKLKILEELAKIQSVYVPILHDGKKVIEKSTVDLEIAEYPVRPVVPLLDTTQNRLNIEIMRGCARRCLFCQASKLYSPQRIRSKEKILEILQKGLDSTGYDEVSLLSLSTSDYPGIDELINSVLDICLKKKVAVSLPSLRCQPSSVDLASKTRVFKKTSLTIAPEAGTERLRKYIGKSITDVEILETTKYANKLGWHLIKLYFMIGLPTETAEDIDGIVSLVRNIKNQTPQLNLNITISPFVPKAHTVFEREQFFGLDYFNEKQNYLRKKLPAKIKTHKSEMSLIEAVFARGDEKLGDVLTTAYKNGCRFDQWSESFSYDKWLDAFKKCNINPNDYLKKIEDSKTLPWSFIKL; encoded by the coding sequence ATGGATATAGAAAAACTTTTACCTTATGTCAAAAAACCCTCTCAATATATCGGGCAGGAATGGAATTCGGTAGTCCGAAGTCCGAAGTCCGAAGTCCAATACCCGCTCAAATTCTGTCTTGTTTTCCCTGATTTTTACGAAATCGGGATGTCCAATCTGGGGATACAAATTTTGTATAATATACTCAATAAAAACAAAGATATTATTTGCGAAAGAGCGTTTGTTCCTCAGGAAGATATGGCAGAGATTCTGAGGAAAAACAATTTACCGCTATTTTCAATTGAAACAAAGACACCGCTTAATGAATTTGATATTATAGGTTTTAACATACAATACGAATTGTGTTATACAAATATTTTAAACATTTTAGATTTATCAAAAATACCGTTTAAGACAAAAGAAAGGATTGATTTAGAAAAAAATACAAAGCAAAAATATCCGTTAATTATTGCAGGCGGTCCTGCATGTGTTAACCCTTTACCACTAAGTGAATTTATAGATGCTTTTGTTCTTGGAGATGGTGAAGATGTTATATTGAAGATAATTGAAAAATTTAAAGATTCAAAGATTGAAAAATTGAAAATACTGGAAGAATTGGCTAAAATACAGTCGGTATATGTTCCGATATTGCACGATGGTAAAAAGGTCATTGAGAAAAGCACTGTTGATTTAGAAATTGCAGAATATCCGGTAAGACCGGTTGTACCGCTTCTGGATACCACTCAAAATCGTCTAAATATTGAAATAATGCGAGGTTGTGCAAGACGGTGTTTATTTTGTCAGGCATCAAAATTATATTCTCCACAGAGGATAAGAAGCAAAGAAAAAATATTAGAAATATTACAAAAAGGTCTTGATTCTACCGGTTATGACGAAGTATCTCTTCTTTCGCTTTCCACTTCCGATTACCCCGGGATAGATGAACTAATAAATTCAGTTTTGGATATATGTCTCAAGAAAAAAGTAGCTGTATCACTTCCGTCTTTAAGGTGTCAGCCTTCATCAGTGGACTTGGCGAGCAAAACCCGTGTTTTTAAAAAAACGTCATTAACAATTGCTCCGGAGGCGGGGACAGAACGTTTACGCAAATATATCGGAAAATCTATTACTGATGTTGAGATATTGGAAACAACAAAATACGCTAATAAATTAGGCTGGCATTTAATAAAGCTTTATTTTATGATTGGTTTACCGACGGAAACTGCTGAAGATATTGATGGTATTGTATCGCTTGTAAGAAACATTAAAAACCAGACACCGCAATTAAACCTGAATATAACCATATCTCCGTTTGTTCCAAAAGCACACACGGTATTTGAAAGAGAGCAGTTTTTTGGTTTAGATTATTTTAATGAGAAACAAAATTATCTAAGAAAGAAACTACCGGCAAAAATTAAAACCCATAAATCTGAGATGTCTTTAATTGAAGCAGTTTTTGCCAGAGGCGATGAAAAATTAGGAGATGTTCTTACAACAGCTTATAAAAACGGTTGCAGATTTGACCAGTGGAGTGAAAGTTTCTCCTACGATAAGTGGCTCGATGCCTTTAAAAAATGCAATATAAACCCCAATGACTATTTAAAAAAAATAGAAGATTCTAAAACACTACCCTGGAGTTTCATAAAATTATAA
- the rodA gene encoding rod shape-determining protein RodA codes for MKLEIFKKYDWILFLDVIIITLTGLLFIFSAQMRTGNSTFFVVKQSTAMGIGIAAMLLIVSVRYEIYSEYTKYFYFFALILLLLVLFAGSRVRGSKSWFDFGKFAFQPSEIAKIAIIVYLAKFIEKNRYQMYKISKLFTPLFATLVYVGLILMEPDFSSATVFVPIFLGMMYVGGISKKIVNCVVIYFIVAIGLPFLEIFLTTNYYSEINPHNIRLIYIGVVFLITFAIWFLIKSLRFKITFREYKTVILIVLIGLVSAISISAYLKDYQRKRIIVFLDPLLDPLGSGYNILQSRIAIGSGKITGRGIFQGTQTQLGFIPDQHTDYIFAVLSEEGGALFSIAIILLYVVLIMRGISIAKNAANRFGSLMAVGIVIMFSYYIILNLGMLTGIMPVAGVPLPFLSYGGSSLIINMIAVGILLNIHIRRYAY; via the coding sequence ATGAAATTAGAAATATTTAAGAAATATGATTGGATTCTTTTTTTAGATGTTATTATTATAACACTTACAGGACTTCTTTTTATATTTTCAGCACAAATGCGAACAGGTAATTCAACATTTTTTGTCGTGAAGCAGTCAACTGCAATGGGAATAGGTATCGCAGCGATGCTTCTAATTGTCAGTGTAAGATACGAAATATATTCTGAATATACTAAATATTTTTATTTTTTTGCCTTGATATTGCTTTTATTAGTTCTTTTTGCGGGAAGCCGTGTCCGTGGTTCAAAATCATGGTTTGATTTTGGAAAATTTGCTTTCCAGCCGTCGGAAATTGCTAAAATTGCCATCATAGTATATCTTGCTAAATTCATAGAAAAAAACCGTTATCAGATGTATAAAATATCCAAACTTTTCACTCCTTTGTTTGCAACACTTGTATATGTTGGACTAATTTTAATGGAACCGGATTTTTCATCTGCTACCGTATTTGTTCCTATTTTTTTAGGGATGATGTATGTTGGGGGTATTTCTAAGAAAATTGTTAATTGCGTGGTTATTTATTTTATTGTTGCCATAGGACTACCCTTTTTGGAAATATTTTTAACAACAAATTATTACAGTGAAATTAATCCCCATAACATTAGATTGATTTATATCGGAGTGGTTTTTTTAATTACTTTTGCGATATGGTTTTTAATAAAATCTTTACGGTTCAAAATAACATTTAGAGAGTATAAAACGGTAATTCTAATTGTTTTAATAGGATTAGTATCTGCGATTTCAATTTCAGCTTATCTTAAGGACTATCAGCGGAAGCGTATAATAGTATTTTTAGACCCATTGCTTGACCCGTTAGGAAGCGGCTATAATATTTTACAGTCAAGAATAGCTATTGGTAGCGGCAAGATTACAGGTCGTGGAATTTTCCAGGGGACACAAACACAGTTAGGCTTCATTCCTGATCAGCATACCGATTATATATTTGCTGTTTTATCAGAAGAAGGCGGTGCGCTATTTTCAATAGCAATTATTTTGTTATATGTTGTTTTAATTATGAGAGGAATTTCTATCGCAAAAAATGCTGCAAATAGATTTGGTAGTTTAATGGCAGTCGGAATTGTTATTATGTTTTCGTATTATATTATTCTGAATTTAGGTATGCTAACAGGAATCATGCCGGTTGCCGGTGTACCACTCCCATTCCTTTCATATGGCGGCAGTTCACTTATTATCAATATGATTGCCGTCGGAATATTACTAAATATACATATAAGAAGGTACGCTTACTAA
- the mrdA gene encoding penicillin-binding protein 2: protein MWHGENLSYSIESFSARLNVLRFAIYFVIGIILFRIISLQIISGDRYRKISDENRIVIYPQPASRGKIFDRNNEIIVDNKPSFVVLFSRQTLSDEEVKNVITKVSSFLSLPVDTLLEKVKMTSGRNFTLVKIAENISKNQALRLAEKMPQLPGVVVRVEPVRVYKWNNISSHLTGYVREVSLDELDRLPKIKSGDVIGKNGIEKQYDEILRGINGGSQVEVNARGIQKRIIETVESVDGDSLVLTIDKKVQDALSRNLEGHVGIAIAIDPNNGDVLGLASYPNYNPNLFISKIPNWQLSYYLESKQRPLWDRTIQGQYPPGSIYKIVTAVAGLESGEITPETVINCKGFIELGKYKQKFRCWAREGHGDISLVSALAHSCDVFFYDVGLKLGPTILDEWAKKFGFGEKTDIDLPFEEKGLIPDKVWKKERLHQDWYDGDTVNMSVGQGYIWTTPIQVAQFMSAVANEGTVFKPNILKKIIDTNGNVKFESFPEIKWKVNVSPSTFNIIKKGLAGVAQYGTAKGVHIPGLSVGGKTGTAQNPQGADHAWFVCFAPLENPKIALVVMVEHGGSGGEVAAPLAGKMLAEIFNKHVKTETSKEVIIAN, encoded by the coding sequence ATGTGGCATGGCGAAAACTTAAGTTATTCTATAGAATCATTTTCTGCACGATTAAATGTCTTGCGATTTGCAATATATTTTGTAATCGGAATAATTTTATTCCGTATAATTTCACTCCAGATAATCAGTGGTGATCGCTATAGAAAAATATCTGATGAAAATAGAATAGTGATATATCCGCAGCCTGCCTCGCGGGGTAAGATTTTTGACAGGAATAACGAGATTATAGTAGACAATAAGCCGTCATTCGTTGTTTTGTTTTCCAGACAGACGCTTTCAGATGAAGAAGTGAAAAATGTTATTACAAAAGTCTCAAGTTTTCTTTCCCTACCTGTAGATACGCTGCTTGAAAAAGTAAAAATGACTTCAGGTAGAAATTTTACACTTGTAAAAATTGCAGAAAATATTTCAAAAAATCAAGCTTTGCGTTTAGCAGAAAAAATGCCGCAATTACCCGGAGTGGTTGTTAGAGTTGAGCCTGTGAGGGTATATAAATGGAACAATATATCTTCACATTTAACCGGTTATGTCCGTGAAGTATCACTTGACGAATTAGATAGGCTGCCAAAAATAAAGTCAGGGGATGTTATTGGAAAGAATGGAATTGAAAAACAATATGATGAAATTTTAAGAGGTATTAATGGGGGTAGTCAGGTTGAGGTTAATGCTCGTGGAATTCAAAAGAGAATTATTGAAACTGTTGAATCTGTCGATGGTGACTCGCTTGTTTTAACAATTGATAAAAAGGTTCAGGATGCACTTTCAAGAAATCTTGAAGGTCATGTAGGTATCGCAATTGCAATAGACCCAAATAACGGTGATGTTTTAGGGCTTGCATCTTATCCTAATTATAATCCCAATTTATTTATTTCAAAAATACCAAACTGGCAATTATCATATTATTTAGAATCTAAACAAAGACCATTATGGGACCGCACTATACAGGGTCAATATCCGCCAGGTTCTATTTATAAAATTGTAACAGCGGTTGCGGGGCTCGAAAGCGGGGAGATTACACCTGAGACAGTAATTAACTGTAAGGGTTTTATTGAGCTTGGCAAATATAAGCAGAAATTCCGTTGTTGGGCACGAGAAGGACATGGGGATATTAGTCTAGTAAGCGCTTTGGCTCATTCCTGCGATGTTTTCTTTTATGATGTTGGTCTAAAATTGGGACCTACAATACTTGATGAATGGGCGAAAAAATTTGGTTTTGGTGAGAAAACAGATATAGATTTACCTTTTGAAGAAAAAGGACTTATACCTGATAAAGTATGGAAGAAGGAACGGCTTCATCAGGATTGGTATGATGGCGATACAGTAAATATGTCAGTTGGCCAGGGATATATCTGGACAACCCCGATTCAAGTAGCGCAGTTTATGTCTGCTGTAGCCAATGAAGGAACTGTTTTCAAGCCGAATATTCTTAAAAAAATAATTGATACTAATGGAAATGTAAAATTTGAGAGTTTCCCGGAAATAAAGTGGAAAGTAAATGTAAGCCCGTCTACTTTTAATATTATTAAGAAGGGGTTAGCGGGTGTTGCTCAGTATGGAACTGCTAAGGGTGTACATATTCCCGGTTTATCAGTAGGTGGTAAAACAGGTACTGCTCAAAATCCGCAAGGAGCAGACCATGCCTGGTTTGTGTGTTTTGCACCGTTAGAAAATCCTAAAATTGCTCTTGTGGTGATGGTTGAACATGGTGGTTCCGGAGGTGAAGTAGCAGCTCCTCTTGCCGGAAAAATGCTAGCAGAAATTTTTAACAAGCACGTTAAAACAGAAACAAGTAAAGAAGTGATAATAGCAAATTAG
- the mreD gene encoding rod shape-determining protein MreD gives MKKPLFYFTSIIIIIISEILLSKFSFIGLIFIVFVGLYRGASVGCSVGFFIGLLEGVFSTTSFGVGSFSYSIVGYLAGHISRRIDEENPLAQIIIVFLTIILNWVISSIIETLFTGIQGLFYLDWKIVFVVLSPLYFWILKKWWFFWFKKLEVER, from the coding sequence ATGAAAAAGCCGTTATTTTATTTTACCTCTATAATAATAATAATAATTTCGGAAATATTGTTGTCGAAATTTTCATTTATTGGACTTATTTTTATCGTTTTTGTCGGGTTGTATAGAGGCGCATCAGTAGGATGTTCAGTCGGCTTTTTTATTGGATTATTAGAAGGAGTTTTTTCAACTACTTCTTTTGGTGTCGGTAGTTTTTCCTATTCGATTGTTGGTTATCTTGCAGGGCATATATCGAGAAGGATTGATGAGGAAAATCCACTCGCACAAATTATAATTGTGTTTTTAACTATTATTTTGAATTGGGTGATAAGTTCTATCATAGAAACACTTTTTACCGGTATCCAGGGTTTATTTTATTTGGATTGGAAAATTGTTTTTGTGGTTCTTTCTCCATTGTATTTTTGGATTTTAAAAAAATGGTGGTTTTTCTGGTTTAAAAAATTGGAAGTAGAGAGGTAA
- the mreC gene encoding rod shape-determining protein MreC has translation MYKKNPTTLLSFYLVISIIILNFNLNPTIKAVRDFLFYMIISPYSKANFTISSVSNLGVNIRELIDVHKQVLELKNKNQELLHDLVRLKTLEIENGRMSELLKYKRKTPIKTTIARIIATPPQQYYKTIIIDKGLDDGLSENRAVYGFYKERFGIVGQLITVEKEYSQVLVITNRISKIPARVLSTNVDGIIVGRETNELEMMWIPTDADIKIGDEVVSSPASEIFPAGVSIGRIVSISESGHLLFKSAKVIPTIPTFQLTDVFIE, from the coding sequence GTGTATAAGAAAAATCCTACTACCTTACTTTCATTTTATCTTGTTATATCAATAATAATTTTAAATTTTAATTTAAATCCCACTATAAAAGCAGTTAGGGATTTTTTGTTTTATATGATTATTTCGCCATATTCCAAGGCGAATTTTACTATTTCTTCAGTTAGTAATCTGGGTGTAAATATCAGGGAATTGATAGATGTTCATAAACAGGTTTTAGAATTGAAAAATAAAAATCAGGAACTTTTACATGATTTGGTAAGATTGAAAACGCTTGAAATAGAAAATGGGCGGATGAGCGAGTTGTTAAAGTACAAAAGAAAAACTCCTATAAAAACAACAATAGCCCGTATTATTGCAACACCACCGCAACAGTACTATAAAACGATTATAATTGATAAGGGTTTAGATGATGGATTATCAGAAAACAGGGCAGTATATGGTTTTTATAAAGAGCGTTTTGGAATTGTTGGACAGTTAATTACAGTTGAAAAAGAGTATTCGCAGGTTTTAGTTATAACTAACCGCATTTCAAAAATCCCTGCAAGAGTTTTATCTACTAACGTAGATGGTATAATTGTTGGTCGTGAAACTAATGAGCTTGAAATGATGTGGATTCCGACAGATGCCGATATAAAAATAGGCGATGAGGTTGTTTCCTCACCTGCTTCCGAAATATTTCCAGCCGGTGTTTCAATCGGAAGGATTGTATCTATATCAGAATCAGGACATTTACTATTTAAGTCAGCAAAGGTGATTCCAACTATTCCGACATTTCAGTTGACGGATGTTTTTATTGAATAG
- a CDS encoding rod shape-determining protein — protein sequence MMFDFIFSLFSNDMGIDLGTATTLVYVKGQGIVLREPSVVAYDRDTQEIKAIGEAAKNMVGKTPSSIEAIRPLRNGVIADFDITERMIRYFIKKVHKRKTLLHPRIVIGIPSGITEVERRAVREAAEQAGAREVYLIEEPMAAAIGAGLPIQEPTGNMIIDIGGGTTESAVISLGGMVVSKSIPIAGDEMDEAILSFFKRNHNLAIGYKTAETIKIQIGSVFPLQKEETMDVKGLDLAQGLPRTISVSSKDIRAALLEPVKSIIEMVKGVLEETPAELAAELVDRGIVMAGGGSLTRGMTDLVSKETHIPVYLAQDPMTCVVLGTGRYLEELENIKKSRKYME from the coding sequence ATAATGTTCGATTTTATTTTTTCGCTTTTTTCGAATGATATGGGTATCGACCTTGGTACTGCTACCACACTTGTTTATGTTAAAGGTCAGGGGATTGTGTTAAGGGAGCCGTCTGTTGTTGCATATGACAGGGATACCCAGGAGATAAAGGCAATTGGAGAAGCAGCAAAAAATATGGTTGGAAAAACTCCCAGTTCTATTGAAGCGATAAGGCCTCTAAGGAATGGCGTAATTGCTGATTTTGATATTACTGAAAGAATGATTAGGTATTTTATAAAAAAAGTGCACAAAAGAAAGACACTTCTCCATCCGAGAATAGTAATAGGGATACCATCAGGTATTACGGAAGTTGAGCGTCGTGCAGTCAGAGAAGCGGCAGAGCAGGCAGGTGCGAGAGAAGTTTATCTTATAGAAGAACCAATGGCTGCGGCAATCGGTGCAGGACTTCCTATACAAGAACCGACCGGTAACATGATTATAGATATTGGTGGTGGAACAACTGAATCAGCAGTTATTTCTCTAGGCGGAATGGTTGTTTCAAAGTCAATTCCTATTGCCGGCGATGAAATGGATGAAGCTATTCTTTCATTTTTTAAAAGGAATCACAATCTTGCTATCGGATATAAAACAGCAGAAACAATAAAGATACAAATAGGTTCTGTGTTCCCTTTGCAAAAAGAGGAAACAATGGATGTAAAAGGGCTGGATTTAGCACAGGGACTTCCCAGAACTATAAGTGTTTCAAGCAAAGATATAAGAGCGGCATTGTTGGAACCTGTTAAATCAATTATTGAAATGGTAAAAGGGGTTCTTGAAGAAACACCCGCTGAGTTAGCCGCAGAATTGGTGGATAGGGGAATAGTTATGGCCGGCGGCGGTTCTTTAACTCGCGGCATGACTGATTTGGTTTCAAAGGAAACGCATATTCCTGTATATCTTGCCCAGGATCCAATGACTTGTGTCGTTTTAGGAACCGGCAGATATTTGGAAGAATTGGAAAACATAAAGAAATCACGCAAATATATGGAATGA
- the rplQ gene encoding 50S ribosomal protein L17, translating to MKNRKNRKIGRTTSHRFATLRSLSIAIIENESIKVTLPKAKELVKFVSKIITKAKKGGLSNKRLVAEDIKSSIAMTKLFGPLAERFKDRPGGYTRIYKLGRRISDGSEMAIVKLVE from the coding sequence ATGAAAAATAGAAAAAACAGAAAAATAGGAAGAACAACATCACATCGTTTTGCAACACTTAGAAGTTTGTCCATTGCAATAATAGAAAACGAATCTATAAAAGTTACACTTCCAAAAGCGAAAGAATTAGTAAAATTCGTTTCAAAAATTATTACAAAGGCAAAAAAAGGCGGGTTGTCAAATAAGAGACTTGTTGCAGAAGATATAAAATCTTCAATAGCAATGACAAAGTTATTCGGTCCTTTAGCAGAAAGATTTAAGGACAGACCTGGTGGGTATACCCGAATTTATAAGTTAGGTCGTCGCATTTCCGACGGCAGTGAGATGGCAATAGTTAAATTAGTTGAGTAG
- a CDS encoding DNA-directed RNA polymerase subunit alpha — protein MRLPDIVEPQKSEKNISSDLTYGKFVVEPFERGYGHTVGHSLRRILLSSLEGAAVIAVRIKDATHEFATLPGVVEDVMEIILNLKKVRFKMYSNNVETLKLSVSKGGEVKASEILANANVEVINKDQIIATLESGGSLEMEIDVAKGKGYSPSEKNKKAEQPAGTILIDAAFTPIKKIFYEVENTRVGQVTDYDRLIIEIWTDGSINPEDALAYSAKLLSDSVKIFINFEEEEEESDKKEKDKTEEKQVSSILDQSVEIVELSIRAATCLKRAKIKTIGDLTKKTREELLGYKNFGKKSLEDIEMKLKELGVSLKE, from the coding sequence ATGCGGCTTCCTGATATAGTAGAACCTCAGAAGAGTGAAAAAAATATCTCTTCTGATTTGACTTATGGTAAGTTTGTTGTTGAACCGTTTGAGCGAGGTTATGGACATACTGTTGGTCATTCCCTTCGTCGTATCCTACTTTCATCACTAGAAGGTGCTGCGGTAATTGCGGTACGCATAAAAGATGCTACCCATGAATTTGCAACATTACCTGGTGTTGTTGAAGATGTAATGGAAATAATTTTGAATTTGAAAAAAGTTAGATTCAAAATGTATTCTAATAATGTTGAAACACTTAAATTGTCTGTTTCAAAGGGAGGAGAAGTTAAGGCATCGGAAATTTTAGCCAACGCTAATGTTGAGGTTATAAATAAAGATCAAATAATTGCTACCCTGGAATCCGGCGGTTCACTTGAGATGGAAATTGATGTAGCAAAAGGAAAAGGTTATTCGCCGAGTGAAAAAAATAAAAAAGCAGAACAACCTGCCGGTACAATTTTGATTGATGCGGCATTTACACCTATTAAAAAGATATTCTATGAAGTTGAAAATACCCGTGTTGGTCAGGTAACGGATTATGACCGGCTTATTATAGAAATATGGACAGATGGTTCTATAAATCCTGAAGATGCGTTGGCTTATTCTGCAAAACTCTTAAGTGATTCTGTCAAAATTTTCATAAATTTTGAAGAAGAGGAAGAGGAAAGCGATAAGAAAGAAAAAGATAAAACAGAAGAGAAACAAGTTTCCAGTATTTTAGACCAATCAGTTGAGATTGTTGAACTTTCAATAAGGGCAGCGACTTGTCTTAAACGCGCCAAAATAAAAACAATCGGTGATTTGACGAAAAAAACGCGCGAAGAGCTCCTGGGTTATAAAAATTTTGGTAAAAAATCCTTAGAAGATATAGAAATGAAATTAAAAGAACTGGGAGTATCGTTAAAGGAGTAG
- the rpsD gene encoding 30S ribosomal protein S4 — MARDIGPKCRKCRKEGMPLFLKGERCETIKCPVTKKKGPPGPHKRLIKKPSEYSNQLRAKQQVKRQYGVMERQFRRYFSNAAKHKGMTGFNLLLTLETRLDNVVRRIGLSVSLAAARQLVLHRHIKVNGKIINIPSYAVKVNDKIQPTDKIKNNLLVKKSIETASKKGISPWLSVDFTDFIATVVRQPVREEMAVPYDEERPKEQLIVELYSK; from the coding sequence ATGGCAAGAGATATTGGACCTAAATGTAGAAAATGTAGAAAAGAAGGTATGCCTTTATTCTTAAAGGGTGAAAGATGTGAAACAATAAAATGTCCTGTAACCAAGAAGAAAGGTCCTCCTGGACCACATAAAAGATTAATAAAAAAACCATCGGAATATTCTAATCAATTGCGTGCCAAACAACAGGTAAAAAGACAATATGGTGTTATGGAACGGCAATTTAGAAGGTATTTTAGTAATGCAGCAAAACATAAAGGTATGACTGGTTTCAATCTTTTATTAACATTAGAAACTCGTCTTGATAATGTTGTTCGGAGAATTGGATTATCCGTATCGCTTGCTGCTGCCCGCCAGTTAGTTTTACATAGACATATTAAAGTTAATGGCAAAATCATAAACATACCTTCATATGCAGTTAAGGTCAATGATAAAATACAGCCGACCGATAAAATAAAAAATAATTTACTTGTTAAAAAATCAATAGAGACTGCTTCTAAAAAAGGTATTTCACCATGGTTATCTGTTGATTTTACAGATTTCATAGCAACTGTGGTAAGGCAGCCAGTGAGGGAGGAAATGGCTGTTCCGTATGATGAAGAAAGACCAAAAGAGCAATTGATAGTAGAATTGTATAGTAAGTAA